One stretch of Pieris brassicae chromosome 8, ilPieBrab1.1, whole genome shotgun sequence DNA includes these proteins:
- the LOC123713377 gene encoding uncharacterized protein LOC123713377 yields the protein MFFVVCVAGLLSLVSSESCFYQRCLACHPQETIWPGNRQECDPSNWATAEWVHNLGHPPPKTDSRINVEMRCLKMVATPDDKTFGNTVDVIKGCVPKVQVDSVCLGLVAVERARGHSDARCYICNGNDCNSASHINPSMAPLLPLILYYVLR from the exons atgttttttgttgtatgtGTGGCGGGATTATTATCACTGG tGTCATCAGAAAGCTGCTTTTACCAGCGATGCTTAGCTTGTCACCCACAAGAAACAATTTGGCCTGGAAATCGTCAAGAATGTGATCCTTCCAACTGGGCAACAGCGGAATGGGTTCACAATCTGGGACATCCACCGCCAAAAACTGATTCCAGAATTAACGTGGAAATGCGTTGTCTCAAAATGGTAGCTACGCCTGACGACAAGACTT TTGGAAATACGGTAGATGTTATCAAAGGATGTGTGCCGAAGGTGCAAGTAGATTCAGTATGTCTGGGCTTAGTGGCGGTCGAGCGCGCACGGGGTCACAGCGACGCAAGATGCTACATTTGCAACGGAAACGATTGCAACTCCGCGTCGCATATCAACCCCAGTATGGCTCCTTTGCTACCGCTCATATTATACTATGTACTGAGGTGA